The proteins below are encoded in one region of Aquisphaera giovannonii:
- a CDS encoding amino acid adenylation domain-containing protein, whose product MPSTDRSRPASPAGGGGTSTEADLRRARLAALLQAGHRPVDPTPRLLHRRFEDRARAHPDAVAVSCEGRSLTYSELDRRASALACRLRAAGVGPESLVGLAAERSPEMIVGILAILKAGGAYLPLDPVYPAKRLALVLEDSGARTLLTQDSLQATFPDFDGMVVPLSLEDEAPEIRMAADAPGLESPDQLAYVIYTSGSTGTPKGVGVSHANVDRLFTATRHWFRFERSDVWTLFHSFAFDFSVWEIWGALLHGGRLVVVPYWVSRSPDSFLELLRDEGVTVLNQTPSAFRQLIRADEAAGSPGLSLRHVIFGGEALELQSLRPWFDRHGDERPRLVNMYGITETTVHVTHRPITRSDLEEHAGSSPIGEAIPDLRTFVLDPNLRPVPPGAVGEIFVGGEGVARGYLNRSGLTAERFVPDPFSGKPGARLYRSGDLARRRRDGSLDYLGRSDRQVKVRGFRIELGEIEAALARQPELHDAAVVAVPGPEGEARLAAYVVPRTLSAPSAESLRERLLATLPDYMVPAVFVSIERLPLTANGKLDTASLPEPGDGAALPPAEYVAPATALEEQVAAVWRDVLGGSPIGASDNFFLRGGHSLLAAQAIARLRQATGLDVPLRALFEAPTVRGLAGRMERLQAAGHAAGLSPIPTAPRDGEIPLSFSQQALWFLDRLSPGTPAFNVTAAVTIRGPLDVAALGRSFREIAARHESLRTRFPAVDGRPVQLIEPLLDLPLAVDDLEGIAPDGSHEAARRLAIEEGRTPFDLAKGPLVRARLIRIREGEHVVLLTMHHIVTDGWSMGVAAKELAAIYEAFTEGRESPLPPPAIQYADYAAWQRASLAGDRLDRLVAFWRKELDGLAPLQIPTDRPRPAVRTARGDVHFFELPAALTASLRSLAKAEDATLFMTLLAGFQALLSRYTGQDDVAVGVPVANRGRPEVEDLVGYFVNMIVMRSRLADDPGFRAFVRRVRDTSIAAFEHQELPFDRLVEALQPRRDPSRTPLFDVMFVLQNNRMPDASRRELTLGSLDVGEGTGAAKFDLTLAMVEDGDHLSGSIEFNADLFDAPTIERMIGHFGRLLESAVTAPDARVSELTLSDAAERSLMLRDWNATAAPLPECQRLHRLIEDSARRFPDAEALEQGYARLSYRELNARANQLARLLRSRGIGREDVVAFRASRSVDAVTSLLAILKAGSAFLPIDPEESPVRMARMLRDCGSRTFLSIGESKAQSVPDGVEVLAVDFPAGAGACVDGTLGENLEDEGGPEDAAYVLFTSGSTGTPRGVVVSHRSVVNHATAAVDLYAIAAADRVLQFSPLHFDIAVEELFPTWLAGGCVVLRDGDETLDPRAFTDWIAERGITVLDLPTAYWHSWTEYLARRGRGPGGHLRLVIVGGERALPSALGAWRRVARDGIRWINTYGPTEATVIATSFDPGFESPDSRDEDDDIPIGSPIRNTAAYVLDDRMQPVPLGIPGELYIGGEGVARGYVGLAAETARRFVPDPFSKRPGARLFRTGDLVRWRGDGRLAFVGRRDIQVKVQGFRVEPGEVESALRQHPEVRDAAVVAVAGEGQASRLVAYVVAIEGSGPTADSFAAFLRERLPRYMITSRFALVDSLPLTSSGKVDRRRLAARDLEVAAPAAGDEFTAPRDEIEAKLASIWEEELGVRPVGVHASFFDLGGHSLLAIRMLSRIEAELGRELPLSALFLAPTIAGLADSLRDPRPSRPGSPIVSLHAGGASRRFFCVHPAGGVVYCFLELARRLGPDLGLEAFQASGLNPGESPLSTIEEMADRYIRALRETQPSGPYLLGGYSLGGVVAFEMARRLRDSGEAVERLVMIDAGAPSGPPRLDAATLDLGARAAKLALFRDALDVDDEAEAARRAATILAYLGGGGLGMRRLLKRLSALPPDAQRHEALQLFALDTVYREGTRPERARGLWRVLASSLLALSRYRPEPDGIDVLLFRASKSKASDQTLGWIGLASSVEVRHVTGDHATLLTPPGVDELAGRLLQECGMRPVSRP is encoded by the coding sequence ATGCCCAGCACCGATCGTTCCCGGCCGGCATCCCCGGCCGGCGGGGGGGGCACCTCGACCGAGGCCGACCTCCGTCGTGCCCGCCTGGCCGCCCTGCTACAGGCCGGCCACAGGCCGGTCGATCCGACGCCCCGGCTTCTCCACCGCCGGTTCGAGGATCGGGCCCGGGCGCATCCCGATGCCGTCGCCGTCTCCTGCGAGGGCCGGTCGCTCACCTATTCCGAGCTCGACCGTCGCGCCAGTGCCCTGGCGTGCCGGCTCCGCGCGGCGGGCGTCGGCCCCGAATCGCTCGTCGGCCTGGCCGCCGAGCGTTCGCCGGAGATGATCGTCGGCATCCTTGCCATCCTCAAGGCCGGCGGCGCCTATCTCCCGCTCGACCCGGTCTACCCGGCCAAGCGGCTTGCACTCGTCCTCGAGGACTCCGGCGCCCGGACCCTGCTGACCCAGGACAGCCTCCAGGCGACTTTCCCCGATTTCGATGGGATGGTCGTCCCGCTGAGCCTCGAGGACGAAGCTCCCGAGATTAGGATGGCCGCGGACGCCCCCGGCCTCGAATCGCCGGATCAACTCGCGTACGTCATCTACACCTCAGGCTCGACCGGCACGCCCAAGGGGGTGGGCGTCTCGCACGCGAACGTGGACCGGCTCTTCACCGCGACGAGGCACTGGTTCCGATTCGAACGTTCGGACGTGTGGACGCTCTTCCACTCCTTCGCGTTCGACTTCTCGGTCTGGGAGATCTGGGGCGCACTCCTGCACGGGGGCCGGCTCGTCGTCGTGCCGTACTGGGTGAGCCGCTCGCCGGACTCCTTCCTCGAATTGCTGCGCGACGAGGGCGTGACCGTCCTGAATCAGACGCCTTCCGCCTTCCGGCAGCTCATCCGCGCCGACGAGGCCGCGGGCAGTCCCGGCCTGTCGCTCCGCCACGTGATCTTCGGCGGAGAGGCCCTGGAGCTCCAGTCCCTCCGCCCATGGTTCGACCGCCACGGCGACGAGCGTCCTAGGCTCGTGAACATGTATGGCATCACCGAGACGACCGTGCACGTCACGCACCGGCCGATCACCCGCTCGGACCTGGAGGAGCACGCCGGCTCCAGCCCGATCGGCGAGGCCATCCCCGACCTGCGCACGTTCGTGCTCGACCCGAACCTGCGGCCCGTGCCGCCCGGCGCCGTGGGCGAGATCTTCGTCGGCGGGGAGGGCGTGGCGCGCGGCTACCTGAACCGGAGCGGGCTGACGGCCGAGCGGTTCGTGCCCGATCCGTTCTCCGGCAAGCCCGGCGCGCGGCTCTACCGGAGCGGCGACCTGGCCCGCCGTCGCCGGGACGGCTCGCTGGACTACCTCGGCCGATCGGACCGCCAGGTGAAGGTCCGCGGCTTCCGCATCGAGCTGGGCGAGATCGAGGCGGCGTTGGCCCGCCAACCGGAGCTGCACGACGCCGCGGTCGTCGCCGTGCCGGGGCCCGAGGGGGAGGCACGGCTGGCGGCGTACGTCGTGCCGCGGACCTTGTCGGCCCCGTCGGCGGAGTCGCTCCGCGAACGGCTCCTGGCGACGCTCCCGGACTACATGGTACCGGCCGTCTTCGTCTCGATCGAACGGCTGCCGCTGACGGCCAACGGGAAGCTCGACACCGCCTCGCTGCCTGAACCCGGCGACGGGGCGGCGTTGCCTCCGGCCGAATACGTCGCACCCGCGACCGCCCTGGAGGAGCAGGTCGCCGCCGTCTGGCGGGACGTGCTGGGCGGCTCGCCGATCGGGGCATCGGACAACTTCTTCCTCCGCGGCGGCCACTCGCTGCTGGCGGCCCAGGCGATCGCGAGGCTCCGCCAGGCGACCGGGCTGGACGTCCCCCTCCGCGCCCTCTTCGAAGCCCCGACCGTCCGGGGCCTTGCGGGAAGGATGGAGCGACTCCAGGCCGCTGGCCACGCGGCGGGACTCTCGCCCATCCCGACGGCGCCGCGCGACGGGGAGATCCCGCTGTCATTCTCGCAGCAGGCCCTCTGGTTCCTCGACCGGCTGTCGCCGGGCACGCCCGCCTTCAACGTCACCGCCGCGGTCACGATCCGCGGCCCGCTCGATGTCGCGGCCCTGGGTCGGAGCTTCCGCGAGATCGCCGCCCGGCACGAATCCCTCCGCACGAGGTTCCCGGCCGTGGACGGCCGGCCTGTGCAGCTCATCGAGCCGTTGCTGGACCTGCCCCTCGCCGTGGACGACCTGGAGGGCATCGCCCCGGACGGAAGCCACGAGGCTGCCCGCCGCCTCGCGATCGAGGAAGGCCGGACGCCCTTCGACCTCGCAAAGGGCCCGCTCGTTCGGGCCCGCCTCATCCGCATCCGCGAGGGGGAACACGTCGTCCTGCTGACGATGCACCACATCGTCACCGACGGCTGGTCCATGGGCGTCGCCGCGAAGGAGCTGGCGGCGATCTATGAGGCGTTCACCGAGGGCCGCGAGTCGCCGCTCCCCCCTCCGGCGATCCAGTACGCGGACTACGCGGCGTGGCAGCGTGCCTCGCTGGCCGGCGACCGGCTCGATCGGCTCGTCGCCTTCTGGAGGAAGGAGCTCGACGGCCTCGCGCCCCTCCAGATCCCGACCGATCGGCCCCGTCCCGCGGTGCGGACCGCACGCGGCGATGTCCACTTCTTCGAGCTCCCCGCGGCGCTCACCGCTTCGTTGCGGTCGCTGGCGAAGGCCGAGGATGCCACGCTGTTCATGACCCTCCTCGCCGGGTTCCAGGCCCTGCTGTCCCGCTACACCGGGCAGGACGACGTCGCCGTCGGCGTGCCGGTGGCCAATCGGGGCCGTCCGGAGGTCGAGGACCTGGTCGGGTATTTCGTGAACATGATCGTGATGCGCTCGCGGCTCGCCGACGACCCCGGCTTCCGCGCGTTCGTCCGTCGAGTGCGGGACACGTCGATCGCGGCGTTCGAGCATCAGGAGCTTCCCTTCGACCGGCTCGTCGAGGCGCTGCAGCCCCGGCGAGACCCCAGCCGCACGCCGCTCTTCGACGTGATGTTCGTGCTCCAGAATAACCGCATGCCGGACGCCTCTCGTCGCGAGCTGACGCTCGGATCCCTCGACGTCGGCGAGGGCACCGGCGCGGCGAAGTTCGACCTGACCCTGGCCATGGTCGAGGACGGCGACCACCTGTCCGGATCGATCGAGTTCAACGCCGACCTGTTCGACGCCCCCACGATCGAGCGGATGATCGGGCACTTCGGCAGGCTCCTCGAGTCGGCGGTGACCGCGCCCGATGCCCGCGTGTCCGAGTTGACGCTCTCGGATGCCGCGGAGCGAAGTCTGATGCTGCGCGATTGGAACGCCACTGCGGCGCCGCTGCCCGAATGCCAACGCCTTCATCGCCTGATCGAGGACTCCGCCCGAAGGTTCCCCGATGCCGAGGCGCTCGAGCAGGGCTACGCCCGGCTCTCGTACCGGGAGCTGAACGCTCGTGCCAATCAACTGGCGCGCCTGCTCCGCTCGCGCGGGATCGGCCGCGAGGATGTCGTGGCGTTCCGGGCCTCGCGATCGGTCGACGCCGTCACCTCGCTCCTCGCGATCCTGAAGGCCGGGTCGGCCTTCCTGCCGATCGACCCGGAGGAGTCGCCGGTTCGCATGGCGCGGATGCTCCGGGATTGCGGCTCGCGTACCTTCCTATCGATCGGCGAATCGAAGGCCCAATCGGTCCCGGACGGGGTTGAGGTGCTTGCGGTGGATTTCCCCGCAGGAGCCGGGGCCTGCGTGGACGGGACCCTGGGCGAAAACCTGGAGGACGAAGGGGGGCCCGAGGACGCGGCCTACGTCCTGTTCACCTCGGGTTCGACTGGCACGCCGCGAGGCGTGGTCGTCTCGCACCGGTCGGTCGTCAATCACGCGACGGCCGCCGTGGACCTGTACGCCATCGCGGCGGCGGATCGCGTGCTGCAATTTTCGCCGCTCCACTTCGACATCGCCGTGGAGGAACTCTTCCCGACATGGCTCGCCGGGGGCTGTGTCGTCCTGCGTGACGGCGACGAGACGCTCGACCCCAGGGCGTTCACGGACTGGATCGCCGAGCGGGGCATCACAGTCCTGGACCTGCCCACCGCGTACTGGCATTCGTGGACCGAATATCTCGCGAGGAGAGGTCGCGGGCCCGGAGGACATCTGCGGCTCGTGATCGTCGGAGGCGAGCGAGCCTTGCCCTCTGCGCTGGGGGCATGGAGGCGGGTGGCACGCGATGGCATTCGGTGGATCAACACCTACGGGCCCACCGAGGCCACCGTCATCGCCACGTCCTTCGATCCCGGCTTCGAAAGTCCCGACTCGAGAGACGAGGACGACGACATCCCCATCGGCTCGCCGATCCGGAACACGGCCGCGTACGTGCTCGACGATCGCATGCAACCCGTGCCGCTCGGCATCCCGGGCGAGCTTTACATCGGAGGCGAGGGGGTGGCCCGCGGATACGTCGGGCTCGCCGCAGAGACGGCTCGCCGGTTCGTGCCCGATCCCTTTTCGAAGCGACCTGGGGCGAGGCTGTTCCGGACCGGCGACCTCGTGAGGTGGCGAGGTGACGGCCGCCTCGCGTTCGTCGGCCGCCGCGACATCCAGGTCAAGGTTCAGGGTTTCCGCGTCGAGCCCGGCGAGGTCGAATCGGCGCTTCGCCAGCATCCGGAGGTCCGCGACGCCGCCGTGGTCGCCGTCGCCGGCGAGGGCCAGGCGAGCCGGCTCGTGGCGTACGTCGTCGCGATCGAGGGCAGCGGGCCGACGGCCGACTCCTTCGCGGCCTTCCTCCGCGAGCGGCTGCCGCGATACATGATCACGTCGCGGTTCGCGCTCGTGGACTCGCTCCCGCTGACCTCGTCCGGCAAGGTCGATCGGAGGCGGCTCGCCGCCCGGGACCTCGAGGTGGCGGCCCCGGCGGCGGGCGATGAATTCACCGCACCTCGCGACGAGATCGAGGCGAAGCTCGCGTCGATCTGGGAAGAGGAGCTTGGCGTCCGACCGGTGGGCGTGCACGCGAGCTTCTTCGATCTGGGCGGCCACTCGCTGCTCGCCATCCGGATGCTCAGCCGGATCGAGGCCGAGCTGGGCCGCGAGCTCCCCCTCTCGGCACTCTTCCTCGCGCCAACGATCGCGGGCCTTGCGGACTCCCTGCGAGACCCGCGTCCGAGCCGGCCCGGATCGCCGATCGTCTCGCTGCACGCGGGAGGGGCCTCGCGGCGCTTCTTCTGCGTCCACCCGGCCGGGGGTGTGGTCTACTGCTTCCTGGAGCTGGCCCGGCGCCTGGGGCCGGACCTGGGACTGGAAGCCTTCCAGGCGTCGGGGCTGAATCCGGGCGAGTCCCCGCTCTCCACGATCGAGGAGATGGCCGACCGCTACATCCGCGCCCTGCGCGAGACGCAGCCGAGCGGCCCGTACCTGCTCGGGGGCTACTCCCTGGGCGGAGTCGTCGCCTTCGAGATGGCCCGCCGCCTCCGCGATTCCGGCGAGGCCGTCGAGCGGCTCGTGATGATCGACGCGGGTGCCCCGTCCGGCCCACCCCGGCTCGACGCGGCCACCCTGGACCTGGGCGCCAGGGCCGCGAAGCTCGCCTTGTTCCGGGATGCGCTCGACGTGGACGACGAGGCGGAGGCCGCGCGGCGAGCGGCGACGATCCTGGCTTACCTCGGCGGAGGCGGCCTGGGGATGCGACGGCTGCTGAAGCGCCTTAGTGCCCTGCCGCCGGATGCCCAGCGCCACGAGGCACTCCAGTTGTTCGCCCTGGACACGGTTTACCGGGAGGGGACTCGGCCGGAGCGGGCACGGGGCCTCTGGCGGGTGCTCGCCTCCAGCCTCCTCGCCCTGTCGCGGTATCGGCCGGAGCCCGACGGGATCGACGTCCTCCTCTTCCGCGCGAGCAAGTCCAAGGCGTCGGATCAGACGCTCGGCTGGATCGGGCTGGCCAGCTCCGTCGAGGTCCGCCACGTGACGGGAGACCACGCGACTCTGCTGACCCCCCCTGGCGTGGACGAGCTCGCCGGCCGATTGCTCCAGGAATGCGGGATGCGGCCCGTTTCCCGACCCTGA
- a CDS encoding non-ribosomal peptide synthetase, producing the protein MTTSSSADQKRRLLGKKLLGVGVELPVTRLFELQARKTPDAPAVVCEGRELSYRELDERANRLAALLRDNGVGPASLVGLLAARSVDLVAAMLGILKAGAAYVPLDPDFPADRLDHMVRDSAMRLIVTEDPLRQFVRTDGARVRTIDEIHGTPGGATSGRGPSPDDRAYVIYTSGSTGIPKGVEITHRSLTNFLFAMRGTFRMTADDHLLAVTTLSFDIAALEIFLPLIQGARVTLAGRATSSDGLALADEIEKGDYTFMQATPSTWRMLLDAGWEGSPGMAMLCGGEALSRELADRLLDKGESLWNLYGPTETTIWSSVARAGPGPSPISIGRPIRKTQFHALDARLEPVPPGVPGELFIGGVGLARGYLNRPGLTAERFLPDPFSGVPGARMYRTGDLVRGREDGDLECLGRLDHQVKVRGHRIELGEIEARLERHPAIRQAVVAAREGYGDSMRLVAYLVPADGWTLDPPALRKHLLQSLPEYMIPSAFVEMASLPLTPNGKVDRRALPDPGEDANGVTSASVPPRGPVEEGIAEIWRAVLHRDRIGAEDDFFEAGGHSLLATQALARVRDVFDVELTVRDLLDGPTVAGLARRVDARIREGRGQATTPIQRDATADFPASSAQRRLWFLHQLDPVSPAYNMPANVTLHGDLDREALQAALEEIVRRHEVLRATFRDDGGEPRPVVGEMGLVELPMVDLRSLPADIRADEQRRLVDEEAARPFDLARGPLLRVALLQTGDREHVLLVTVHHIVTDGWSMGILVREACLLYDAFAAGRPSPLPELPIQYTDYARWQRDWLASGAEAQLAYWVEELRGVPPLDLPADRARPSTPSGRGGSRSIHVPAALLDDLKALGRREHATLYMTLMTAFQVLLSRYANQHDFAVGTPIAGRTRSEVEPLIGLFVNTLAIRARLDGDPSFLEALRRVRQSALAAYAHQDLPFDRIVAAIEPGRNASRSPVFQALFALQDAPRPDFASRSLSVSALESPNPAAKFDLALFAAETDRGLGLELQYSTDLFDAETAEQILDSLAVLLEGISDDPGRSIGALPIVSDADRDRALGTPPQPAIDLDALTDEEVEALLNRLEP; encoded by the coding sequence ATGACGACCAGTTCCTCCGCAGACCAGAAAAGGCGGCTGCTCGGCAAGAAGCTCTTGGGCGTCGGCGTGGAACTCCCCGTGACGCGGCTCTTCGAGCTGCAAGCCAGGAAGACGCCCGATGCCCCGGCGGTCGTCTGCGAGGGTCGTGAGCTGTCGTATCGCGAGCTCGATGAGCGGGCCAACCGACTGGCGGCCCTCCTGCGCGATAATGGCGTCGGCCCGGCGTCTCTCGTGGGCCTGCTGGCGGCCCGCTCTGTGGACCTGGTCGCCGCGATGCTCGGCATCCTCAAGGCGGGTGCGGCCTATGTCCCCCTCGATCCCGACTTTCCCGCCGATCGCCTGGATCACATGGTCCGAGACTCGGCCATGAGGCTGATCGTCACCGAGGATCCGCTCCGCCAGTTCGTGCGGACGGACGGAGCCAGGGTCCGGACCATCGACGAAATCCACGGCACGCCGGGCGGAGCGACGTCTGGGAGAGGTCCATCGCCGGACGATCGCGCCTACGTCATCTATACATCTGGCTCGACGGGCATTCCCAAGGGCGTGGAGATCACCCACCGGTCGCTGACGAACTTCCTGTTCGCCATGCGCGGGACGTTCCGGATGACGGCGGACGATCACCTGCTCGCCGTCACGACGCTCTCGTTCGACATCGCCGCCCTGGAAATCTTCCTCCCGCTCATCCAGGGGGCACGGGTGACCCTGGCCGGCCGGGCGACGTCGAGCGATGGCCTCGCGCTCGCGGACGAGATCGAGAAGGGCGACTACACCTTCATGCAGGCCACGCCCTCCACCTGGCGGATGCTGCTTGACGCCGGGTGGGAAGGCTCACCCGGGATGGCGATGCTCTGCGGCGGGGAGGCCCTGTCCCGCGAGCTGGCCGACCGGCTGCTCGACAAGGGCGAGTCGCTCTGGAACCTCTACGGCCCGACGGAGACGACGATCTGGTCGTCCGTGGCGAGGGCCGGGCCCGGCCCGTCGCCGATCTCGATCGGCCGGCCGATCCGGAAGACCCAATTCCATGCCCTGGACGCCCGGCTGGAGCCGGTGCCGCCGGGCGTGCCGGGGGAGCTCTTCATCGGCGGCGTGGGGCTGGCACGCGGCTACCTCAACCGGCCAGGCCTGACCGCCGAGCGCTTCCTGCCCGACCCGTTCAGCGGCGTCCCGGGCGCGAGGATGTACCGCACCGGGGACCTCGTGCGAGGCCGAGAGGACGGGGACCTCGAATGCCTCGGCCGCCTCGACCACCAGGTGAAGGTCCGCGGCCACCGCATTGAGCTCGGCGAGATCGAGGCCCGCCTGGAACGCCATCCGGCCATCCGCCAGGCCGTCGTCGCCGCGCGAGAGGGCTACGGCGACTCGATGAGGCTCGTCGCTTACCTCGTCCCCGCCGACGGCTGGACGCTCGACCCTCCGGCGCTACGCAAGCACCTCCTCCAGTCGCTGCCGGAGTACATGATCCCGTCCGCGTTCGTCGAGATGGCGAGCCTGCCCCTGACGCCCAACGGCAAGGTGGACCGCCGGGCGTTGCCCGACCCGGGCGAGGACGCCAACGGCGTCACCTCCGCGTCCGTACCTCCCAGGGGGCCGGTCGAGGAGGGCATCGCCGAAATCTGGCGCGCGGTCCTCCATCGGGATCGGATCGGCGCGGAGGATGACTTCTTCGAGGCCGGCGGCCACTCGCTGCTGGCGACGCAGGCCCTCGCCCGCGTGCGGGACGTCTTCGACGTGGAGCTCACCGTCCGCGATCTGCTCGACGGCCCTACCGTCGCCGGACTCGCCCGTCGCGTGGACGCGCGAATCCGCGAGGGCAGGGGTCAGGCGACCACACCGATCCAACGCGACGCGACGGCCGACTTCCCGGCGTCATCGGCCCAGCGGCGGCTCTGGTTCCTGCACCAACTCGATCCCGTTAGCCCCGCCTACAACATGCCGGCGAACGTCACCCTCCATGGGGATCTCGACCGAGAGGCGCTCCAGGCGGCCCTCGAGGAGATCGTCCGTCGCCATGAAGTCCTCCGCGCGACATTCCGGGATGACGGGGGCGAGCCTCGCCCGGTCGTCGGGGAAATGGGACTGGTTGAGCTGCCGATGGTCGACCTGCGAAGTCTGCCGGCGGACATTCGAGCCGACGAGCAGCGGCGTCTCGTGGATGAGGAAGCGGCCCGGCCGTTCGACCTGGCCCGCGGCCCGCTCCTCCGCGTGGCGCTACTCCAGACCGGCGATCGCGAGCACGTGCTCCTCGTGACGGTCCACCACATCGTCACCGACGGCTGGTCGATGGGCATCCTGGTGCGAGAGGCCTGCCTGCTCTACGACGCCTTCGCCGCGGGTCGGCCTTCGCCCCTGCCGGAGTTGCCGATCCAGTACACGGACTACGCCCGCTGGCAGCGCGACTGGCTGGCCTCGGGTGCGGAGGCGCAGCTCGCATACTGGGTCGAGGAGCTCCGCGGCGTACCGCCCCTGGACCTGCCCGCGGACCGTGCACGGCCCTCAACGCCGAGCGGCCGCGGCGGATCGCGTTCCATCCACGTCCCCGCGGCGCTGCTCGACGACCTGAAGGCCCTCGGCCGTCGCGAGCACGCCACGCTCTACATGACCCTGATGACGGCCTTCCAGGTCCTGCTCTCCCGCTACGCGAACCAGCACGACTTCGCGGTGGGCACGCCGATCGCCGGCCGGACCCGGTCGGAGGTAGAGCCGCTCATCGGCCTCTTCGTGAACACGCTGGCGATCCGGGCTCGGCTGGATGGCGATCCGAGTTTCCTCGAGGCGCTCCGCCGCGTCCGGCAGTCGGCGCTCGCCGCCTACGCCCACCAGGACCTGCCGTTCGATCGGATCGTCGCGGCGATCGAGCCCGGCCGCAACGCGTCACGTTCGCCCGTCTTCCAGGCGCTCTTCGCACTTCAGGACGCCCCGCGGCCCGACTTCGCGTCGCGAAGCCTGAGCGTGAGCGCCCTGGAGTCGCCGAACCCGGCCGCCAAGTTCGACCTCGCCCTGTTCGCGGCCGAGACGGATCGCGGCCTGGGCCTCGAACTCCAGTACAGCACGGACCTGTTCGACGCTGAGACCGCCGAGCAGATCCTGGACAGCCTGGCCGTCCTCCTCGAAGGGATCTCGGACGATCCCGGGCGATCGATCGGCGCCCTGCCGATCGTCTCGGACGCGGATCGCGACCGGGCCCTGGGGACGCCGCCACAACCCGCCATCGACCTCGATGCGCTCACGGACGAGGAAGTCGAGGCCCTCCTGAACCGACTCGAGCCCTGA